The following proteins come from a genomic window of Lycium ferocissimum isolate CSIRO_LF1 chromosome 4, AGI_CSIRO_Lferr_CH_V1, whole genome shotgun sequence:
- the LOC132052002 gene encoding uncharacterized protein LOC132052002, producing the protein MMMEKSKEKCRALRNSRSCLGCCRNSPHVVSADKPSKGPKVESKRLRQTSSSDDSRSFTVSDMENSTFPSQGSISSISTSNQALDPHSNSVTTNNATEFVNHGLLLWNQTREQWCGNKTPQKRASVREPKLSLDTSYETLVGTNKLFPQAIPLPEMVDFLVGVWKQEGLYD; encoded by the exons atgatgatggaaAAATCGAAGGAAAAATGCAGAGCTCTTCGTAAT AGCAGAAGTTGTCTTGGATGCTGTAGGAATTCTCCCCATGTTGTTTCAGCGGATAAGCCATCTAAAGGCCCAAAAGTTGAGAGCAAACGATTGAGGCAAACTAGTTCAAGCGACGACTCTAGGAGCTTTACTGTGAGCGACATGGAGAATAGCACATTTCCCTCCCAGGGAAGCATCTCATCAATTAGCACATCAAATCAGGCCCTTGATCCTCACAGTAACTCTGTCACCACGAATAACGCTACGGAATTTGTAAATCATG GTCTACTTCTTTGGAATCAAACAAGGGAACAATGGTGCGGAAATAAAACACCACAGAAGCGTGCTTCAGTTCGAGAACCCAAATTAAG TTTAGATACAAGTTACGAGACGTTGGTAGGGACCAATAAGCTTTTCCCTCAAGCAATCCCTCTACCG GAAATGGTAGACTTTCTTGTTGGTGTATGGAAACAGGAGGGGCTTTATGATTAA